Part of the Oncorhynchus keta strain PuntledgeMale-10-30-2019 chromosome 31, Oket_V2, whole genome shotgun sequence genome, CTGTGTGGGAAATAAAAGATACAGACACATACAATGAAAAAGCTAACGAGTCAAGTAATACAGTATGCAACGGGTAGTTCATGAAAATGCACAAACAGTAAGCTGATCAGAGATGTGGTCGAACCGATTTCAAATCAGTCAAGgaaggaagtaaactgaaatgaTGGAATTTCAGTTCCTTGACAGAATATCATTTCATCTGACTTCCTTggttgactgaattgaaatggtattaatccTAATCCTGGGACTGAAGGCATGAAGGCAAACTCTTGATTGACATACCGTACCTTGACGAAGTTAGAGGGGAAGATGCCCCTCTTGCCCCTCAGTTCCCCCTCCAGCCAGCCCTCCTCGCTGGCATTGGAGACACTCGTCACTACGTCTCCCACCTGCACCGTCATCTCATCTCCCATTGTGCCCTCAAAGGCTATCAGCACCAGCACCTCTGAGACACACAaataggggaggagggggaagagaataTGATGTTGCAAGTTTCATTCTCTTTTCAAACAGACCTAACAACATTGCTTGAGGAACTGCAGTTAATTAGAGTCATTTAACAAATAATGTGGCCCAACATCTAGAAGGTTAACACCATAGTCTGGTAACTCAAACacatggggagggggagagagattacgTGGACCCTTTTCACACTATTGTGCTGATCCAAACCGTACTGTGCTGGCATGGATATTGCTTTTCACATTGTCCTCTCTAGCATGGTTTTGGCAACTATGGTGGGTATATAACCAGCTTGTTTGACTCAGCTTGGCTGCATAGTGTGAGAAGGGTAATGGTATTGCGAGATTATTTGGACTCATTAGACAGGTAATGTGCCCCAACATCTAGAACGGCAATGCTTGTTTCAACAGGCTATGTGGTATGTTCCATGCAAGGCTGGAGGAGAGTAGTAGAGTTGCAATGGACAGCAATGTGATTTCAAGGTTATTGTGCTTGGAACATACAGCAAATCATAGGCAAGAAAAGCTTTTATTTTTTCTGACTAAACACCACGGCCTTTGTAAACCAAATCAGTCTCCTGTAGCATATTTGTGTTTGAACAACATGTACAGGTATGTAAACCAaggttacagtacagtactgggGCAGCAAAATGGATATCAAACATTACAGTTTGGAATTTGCCCTGGGATAGTGAAAAGATGTCTGTTCAAGTCGTTTTTATTACCACACACACCCATTGCCTACACACCCATTATCCACTGCTAGTACTAGTGCTAACCTGTTTACCTGGCTTTAGGCATTTATGTCAATGTTAGCTATGAAGCAAGCCTGCAACACCAACTGCAAAAGTATAGTGGACACCCAGAGACCTACTACCCCTTTGTTTTCTGGATAATAAATAAGAAAGATCATTATCTCTGTTGTCTGTTTAATGACAAACAGGGTGTTTAAACTAGACACACGAACAGGCTCTGGTATACTAAAATCACCTCCACTCGCAACTATTATTTGGGAATACAAAATGACCATACATTTTCTAAACTATAGTTCTTGTCAATTGCCCTGAACATAACTGATTGATTGACAGACATTGTAAACATTCCCCAAAACCCTTCTAGACCCTGCTGAATGGACCACACAGTTACAATGCACTTACCCATGACTTCTTAGAAAGCTTTACTCTCTCTTCTAGACGTTTATGTAAATCCTcttcagaggacagacagacacctcaTGCTACAGAAGGAGAACTGAAAGAAAGTATTGCCCAAGAAGCAAAGCTATATATGGCTAGCCAGGGCCCTCCTTCCCTCTAGTCATTCATTAACATCTACTTCAGCTAGTCATGACAAGCCACCAGCCAGGAGGACGACGGGtcagagagagcaagcgagagagtaagaggagagagagcaggtggGACAGGTTTCTATTTGGAGAGAGACAATAGGCTAGGGTGAAAAAGAACATGGCCACATATTTTCAGCTGTAAAAGTAACTGTCATACATTGTATGGGAAAGAAACAAGACAGTCACAATATGTCAATGTGATGCAAtgatgtgtgtactgtgtgtgtgtgtgtgtgtgtgtgtgtgtgtgtgtgtgtgtgtgtgtgtgtgtgtgtgtgtgtgtgtgtgtgtgtgtgtgtgtgtgtgtgtgtgtgtgtgtgtgtgtgtgtgtgtgtgtgtactccttACGGTAGAATAGGTGTCCATTCATAGAGAAGCTTACATTGGAGATGGCAGatttcggggcggcagggtagcctagtggttagagcgttggactagtagcccaaaaaagttgcaagttcaaatcccccagctgacaaggtacaaatctgtcattctgcccctgaacaggcagttaaaccactgttcctaggctgtgattgaaaataagaatttgttcttaactgacttgcctagttaaatgaagttaaaataaataataaataaaagaaaACGAGCATGCTTGACTGAACAACGTCTGCAATGGCGTGCATGAGAAGGACATTGCTGCAGCAAAGAATAAATCAATTGCATTACTCTGTCAAGGTATTGAACATGTGTCTTGGAGGCTCCAGCCGCAATATGTGAAAATGTTCACCCTCCATTGCTAATACTGTTTCACCACATCGAATGGTTTCCCGTTAAATATTATCTAGCTCATGTTTACTCATGTTGACCTATATCGTCACAGAAAGAATACTACAGCAACAGGATTGAAATGTTTAGTCCATAACGTTGATTGAATGGTGGCTAGTAGGCTACGTGAACGCGCAATACTGGTAAAGACGTCCTACAGCGATTTTGAACTTTTCCTGTTGAAGAGCGATATCCCAAGcataaatacagtaaagtacacacactAAAGGGTAACTGCAAACTTCAAGGAGTAGGGCATTCAAGGAGTTGGTTTGATGGGAATCTGTGGATGTCAACAGCTGCTTGAGGAACAATAGAGTAAAAGAGAAAAGGCCCACCGCGTGCTATGTATGTCATGTAAATCAGGTGTTAAATGAGGTGAACAGGAAACTGGAGTGCCAACTGTGTTTTAGAGTGGGGTTTCAGTGAATTTATGGAAATGATGAAGCTTATCTGCAgcgcaggaaaattctcagcgaCAAAAAGAGGGAtcgaattaagatcctacatctgtaaaatCAAAGCTTTCACCACTTCTCTTCCCTATACACAGAATGCAATAATGAAAGTGAGTATAACGACTTATACATCTCTGCACTTTTATGTCTTTTGTGTCTAGTGCATGTACTGCGTGGCTCTTACAACCTTACCTTTCCAGTACAATAGACAGGTGTCAATAATGTAAATGTTAGATTTTCAACTCCTTATTGAATAAAGATACATAAAATAAGCAACACAGAAGtacatttaacagatgttaaaTTAACCAAAGTTCTTTTTAATTTACATCTGAAAAACATTAGCTACAGGAACCATTTAAAAAAGTTATTGCCCCCAACCACATAGAATTGAACATGAATGTGTCAACCACAAAATGTATCATGCACATTAAAGAGTGCACCCCACACAGTCTACTCTGCAATCCAAACTTAACATAGACGTTACACAAGGGGGAAAGTCCCCATTCAATGAAGAAAACCTATCACATCAAAGCATTGAGTGTGCCATGATCTAACCAATCACCAATTTTTCTTAATATACAAAGGAAGCTTTAATTACTACAAATGATTACAAATTGTGTCGTCTAATCAAAAGTTGAATGACTTTGCACAGGTATTTCTGAGGCACAGACTTCCAATGGTGAGACATTAATAAGTAGTACACACCCAACCCAAGACCAAGTTAACAGTTCTGAAATGTACAAGATATAACAATCCAATACAGGATTCTGAACAAACTAGACATGATAACAAACATCCAGGTAGCCTATTGTGACTTTGCAGACAGGGTATGCCAATTCATGTTATTTAACAGTCTCTGTttgccagtggtgtaaagtatttaggtagtactttaaagtatttgtatttgttttttggggtatctgtactttactatttataattttgacttcactacattcctaaagaaaacaatgtactttttactccacacattttccctgacacccaaaagtactctttacatttgaatgcttagcaggacaggaaaatggcccAATTCACgcactcaagtagaattttactgggagactcaacttttacttgagtcattttctattaaggtatctttacttttactcaagtatgacgattgggtactttttccaccactgctgagCCTCTTGTTTCACTCCACAATGCAGGTCTGTAGAATAGAACCTTTGACCCGATTTGGTCCCATTGTCAGAGGGGTCATTTGCAAGATGCTGGACTAGCAAGACCACTATAAACCATACGATCTAAACCATATAGACCATTAGGAACTGGCCCAGTTGTCATGTAAAAAGGGGATTCGATTGCCTCTTGCTGTACTTTAGCATGTTTTTAGATTCTACCAGGCTACAAAGTTGAATGTTACGTAGTTGAATTTGAAAACAACTACGTATGTCACGTAGTTGAACATGCAGGTTACGTATTTTAATCCATAGGTTACATTGTTGAAACCTAAAACAGCATACTGCATTTTCTGAGGTTGATGGCTAAACTAGTCTAAAAATATATCTACTGTATAATAGTGTATGatttatcactactatataataaataaataaactgttTATCTTCTAGTATTAATCGGTTTGGCCTCAAAAGTAATTTAATTAGATAAATATATCTGTCTGACATATTTGAACAAATCTATGGCACAAAAATATCCTCTTGTCATGCTCTGCAAAAAGGTGTGACATTCTCGCAACAAGATATAAAAAAAGTGTTATGCAATGTTGCATCAGCCCTGTACTAAGAGGCATAACACCCCACAATGCAGTGTTCATAGTGCTAACCTATCAAGCGCAGAGGTTGGTTATGTATATTTCCTATTCCAACACAGCAGTTCACTGTCTAACAGTGTTTCTACTATAAGCAGATAAAACACAAGTTAGCTATACCCTGACAAAAGTATAACATAATGTTGCGTAAAGATATTGTGTCAAAGAGAGTCCTGATTGATTCCtaatgtgtgtatttgtgcaCGGGCAACTCTCCCCAAAGTCCGGCCATTTGATGGATAAAGGCTGAGAGCAGGGTCTTTTCTTATTGGATAAGTCCAGGTAGTTTCTTATTGGACAGTGTTCGTTActggacaagtccaggtagtcctTTCCtcccctgtttcagtctgttttcatCCATCTGAACACGACCCAGATGACTTGAGACAATAGAACATTGCCACTGCGTTGGTACAATGTTTCACTCTCCCTGAGCTCCCTCACTGCTCAGTGTTTTCCATGTCTTCAGACttctcctggtctttgtggtccTTCTCCGTTTCCTCCTCCTGGGGCtcgccctcctcctcccccctgttGACCTGGAACTTGTCATGTGTCAACTTGgggctgctgttgttgttggtgtggttgttggGTGGGCCAACGCTGGCCTTCCGGATAATGAAACGGCCCCTGCTGCCACGCAGGAAGTTCCCCCGTCCTCGGTTGTCCACCCACTTCCTCTCGCCCTCCCTGTCATCATGCTGAAGGAGAAATGGAAAGACAGGAAAAGACAGAAAGAGTTAATATCTTGAAGTGAGCTTGAAGGTAGTACCATTATTAGCAAGTTCAAAGGAGCTGTGAATTTGGTGAATTCACCGATTTGGTTTGAGTAATGAATTAATTTGAGTATGGAATTGTATATATAGGCAAGGGGAAACAAAGATATATTTATAATGGCATGGGTACAAACCTACCAAGTAGTATTTTCGGCTCTTGGGGGTGTACTCCGGGTCCCAGTCCTCATTCTTGGGGTGAACTGGTATGCCCATGTTAGGGGGATTACCGTTGGCATTGTTTTCCTGGTAATTTCCCCTGTTCCAGCACCTTCCTCTTATTCTAAATTGCTGCAACATGAGTCAAACACAGAGAACCCAGATCACACAAACAAGAAGACAATTATTGCACAAATTAAAATAACTATCCATGAGTTTGATTTCCCAGAAAAATCTTTCCAAGTGCAAAGCCAAAGAAGAAAATAAACTGCTAATCATGGCATATTTTTTCGATTTCAAATGGGGTTTTCTTTTCAGGTTAGTTGTGGTGGTACTTTGTCTTGTTCTCTTGATGATTCTATTCTTTATCAGATCCTTTACTTTCCAAAATTAATATGAGTGCACGTCCATGAGCAAACTTACAAAGCCTCCGCGTCCTCGTCCCCTCTCCATGGGGCTGCCATAGTCCCCCCGAGGCCCCAGCCTGGCCTTGTTAAAGCCCTCGTCTTTGAGCTCAGGCTCCTTGTGGGGATAGTCTCCTCCCCTGTGAGATTCggcagatgaagaggaggagcgagagcgagattgcttcttcttgtttttcctGGAGGAAGAGCTTAAGGTTGAGGGACCAAAATAACTTTAAAAGTCAGTTCATTGTTAGCTCCATTGCTTGTCTTGTAAGACCCTGGCTAGTTGCAGATATGTACATGACTTGTAAAGTAAATGTGGTAAAGTAAAGTGATTGTGATGCTTGTGATAGAGAAGTGGTTCTAAAAACTCTCAGGGACCATCAGACCTTTCACAATTTTGCTGTAGCTCTGAACTAACTCACCCGATTCACATTGTCAAAGGCGTGataattagttgacaagttgaatcaggtgtgctagccatgtaataaataaaatacatggaACTGTTGGGGGCCCCGATGAGaagtttgagaaccactgctatAGAGTGTGAGTTGGTTGAACATACTTGGACTTCTTGTGGTGCTTGGAGGATTTCTCAGCGGACCTCTCCATGCTAGCCTCTGGGGAGTCTCCTGAATCTCTCCCCCCGTCCTGTTTATAATCTCTCTCCCGGGTAGAATATTTTTTACGGCGCTCAATATCCAGACGAAGGTCCATTGAGTCACCCTTCATTTTTTTACCTTCGTCCTGTGCAGGAAAAATAATAAAAAGAACACAAAGACATATGGACATGCTATGGGTTAGCATTGAGATGTGCCGTCAGTCTGCAATCAGTCTTGTTTGCACACTGCATGCGAGGGGCCGGGAGAACTGTTACAAGACCATAACTAACCAACAAACTCTGGGAACGGCCCGTTTAACGGCTGCTGTGTAACATTTGACCGGCATAAGTGAAAACAGACCATTCTGgaactacactgaacacaaatcaAAACGCAACATGTTTCatgtgctgaaataaaatatcccagaaatctTGTATACGTACAAAAAACATATTTCTTTCCAATGTTTTGCACACgtgtttacatccatgttagtgagcatttctccttttccaagataatccatccacctgacaggtgtggcatatcaagaagttgattaaatagcatgatcattacacatgtacACTTGTGCAggggacaatgaaaggccactctaaaatgtgcagttttgtcacacaacacaaagccacagatgtctcaagttttgagggtgtgcaattggcatgctgacagcaggaatgtccaccatagCTATTGCCAGAAAGTGAATGTTCACTATTGCCAGAAaatgaatgttcatttctctaccataagccgtctcCAATGTCGTGTTagagtacatccaaccggcctcacaaccgcagaccacgtgtaaccacggcaGCCCAGAGGACTTCCAcattcggcttcttcacctgcgagatCGTTTGAGACCTGCCACCCGGACAGcagatgaaactgtgggtttgcacaaccaaagaatgtctgcacaaactgtcagaaaacatctcagggaagctcatctgtatgcttgtcgtcctcaccagggtcttgacctgactgcaattcggcgtcgtaaccgacttcagagGGAATATATTCATATTGCCACTGACAAGCTGGAGaattgtgctcttcacagattaatcctggtttcaactgtaccgggcagatggcaaaAGGCATGTAAAGGCGTCATGTGTACgagctgtttgctgatgtcaatgttgtgaacagagtgccgcatggtgatggtggggttatggtatgggcaggaataagctacagacaacaaacacgactgcattttattgatggcaatttgaatgcacagagataccgtgacgagatcctgaggcccattgtcgtacaattcatccgccaccatcacctcacgTTTCAACATAATCCGTACACAATTcccggaagctgaaaatgtcccagttcttccctggaaacccatttcattaagctcctgACGATCAGTTAttctgtatgtatagtatatctgtgaccaacagatgcatatctgtattccctgtCATGTGAAATTCGTACATttgggcctaattcatttatttcaattgactgatttccttatatgaactataactcagtaaaatctacaaaagtgttgcatgttgcgtttatatttttgttcggtgtcCTTTCCCAGGTCTGCACAACACAATGTTGAACCTCTGCAACACAACTGAACATAATGCGGTTTCAAACTCCTGGAGGAGCTGAGTTCATTGACTTTCACACGGTTTCATTCCCCTAAAATGTTTCCGTTTTGAAGAGAGTTCAATGTAGCCATACCGCAAAATGGTCTCAGTCAGATGTCATCAAGTAACTAGGCCTAGAGACTGTATAAGCACTCTACAAGTACAACAGGTTTTTGCTTTTGACTATATTTCCCCTTATTTGTTGAAGAATAATACTTACTATGACATTTGTTTTAGAGTCCTTTGAATGGCTTGGACACAGGAGCAATTGGCCGTTTCCATTTCTGACCCCTCATGTTTTTCGACTCAATGGCCTCAGGCAGGCTTGTACCCACAGTATAACCAAATCATCATACGTGGAGGGGGAGTATATAACACACAACAAATTGAATGTGCCTCGTTTTGCATTTGCTTTGCTTTTAGACGTTATGCATCTCCCTTCAAAGACAAGCACAGGCTTAGACGGAGAACGCAGTCTAAAGGTGGatggctcgctcgctcgctcgctgtTGTTTTTGTCAGTTTTCCCAAAATACTTCATATTTCAAAATGTTCAGTCACCTTGTAACTGCCATCCCCGGAGCTTTTCATCCCCTCAAACAGGTGAGAGTGTTTCTTAAAAGCACCGAGAGAAACATCAATTATCCTGCAAGAGAGAAACACAATGTCTAACTTTGCCACAGCTCAGGTGGCAAATACAACATAAGCAAGATTACTCTAAAACATTTTTAGGTCAGTGCTCTTCAGATGAGGACTGAAATGACTGCCAAGAATTACTCTTAGTTTCACGTCTGTGCTGCTCAGGTGAGTACTGAAATGACTGCAAGGAattattcttattttcagtgatgATCAGATGAGGACTAAAATGAATTGTCTACGAGCAATGTATAGACCCGGATGACTCCAGGATATCACATAGCAAACAAGACCACCAGTGAACGTGCACCGATTGACAAAAGGCAAGACAAATACCTTTGCAAGCTTTGATAAACAAAAGGTGATGCCACAGCACACTGAAGGTGAGATGGTCACTCAGAATGGAGACTCTACCTGTGTATCTCTGGGCTCTTTCTTGGCTTCATCATTTCCTTTTGTGCAGCTCTTCTTTGGTACATGGCAAATCGCTCATTTAGAGTAATTCCGTTGGATGGAAAGTGCTGTGCTGTAATCAACAGGAACCACAACTTGTTACACAACAGATATGACAGTACATGCTGTGCCAATGCACTTTTTTATTACTTTAAATTCATAAGTTACACACAGTGTTAGCTTGTGACCATATAAACAATATTTTCAGCTGTATCaaaggttatatatatattttaatgtgcGTTTATTAGCCTCATAGTATCATAAACGGTACAATACCCATGCAAATGTTTCATAGCAATGAAGAACATTTTTGGAAAACTTCTCGAAACCAAATTCCTTTAGATAACATTTGTGCCTGAAAAACCACTCCATGTTTTTTTGGTGAACAGCAATATTTCTCCATAATCATTCCCACACAGGATTGCAGGGCTAGATAGGCATACTGGCCAAGCTATTTCACAAGCATTTGGTAACCCTTTTCAGATTGACCTATTTAATGATATACTGTATAGGCTATATAAACCTTTTGATATCGCAATTGCACCTTAACTTGCACCTGTGTTAAAGCCCAGCtagcagagagactggtcagTTGCAAAGGATCAGGGGTGAGAGAGGTCAGTCACCTTTTATGTAGTGGACAATGGTGACAATGTGCTGTGCAAACAGCTCTGAGGGACTCCTTTGTAACTGTGTGGCCTGAATGTGCTGGAAGAAAGAGCGAAACTCCTGCTCCTTTTTAGTAGGATGCACAAGATCCCGTGATAACCGTCGCTCACCAACCATAACACCAGAGGAGCTGGGGAagagacaaaacaacaacaacaaaaatgtcatTTGATGTTTCACCTTTGCCCTTTATGCCGGAAAATAAACAGAGAACAAAGAGAATGGGATCTTTCTCATGAGACTTTTATAAACGACACCTGAAATATTTAATCTGGAGGGGTCATTTCATTATCTCAATTGTCATAGCACACATCTTTATTCATTTTGATAAAGCTCATGGTTTCATAGAACTATGACTCAAAGAGGCTATAAAACATGGCCCAGGCCTGAGCCAAAGAGTGTGTCTCATGATTCATGACTTCCTGCTAATGGAGATTGAAACCTATCCAAGGCGTTAAGGCatcagagtcctctgtgtgaatCTATGTCGTGATGGTGCATACTGCTTACCTTGCCACGTCATCTCTGAGAGAATCCATTCTGACACTGAACTCCGCTCCTCTTTTCTCAGAGGCCCTTGGGGGAGAGTCCTCCCCCCTGACCATGAACATCTCTCGGTCAGAGTTCCTCCGTGGTGCGGGTGTGGGGGACGGGCTGGAGGCAGCTTTCTCCTTCCTCCTGTCTTTGCTGACGTTCTCCGGGGAGAAGCCTCTGATCATGCCCGCTATGGCCTCTCTCTTGGCCAGGGCCGCAGCTATGGCCGCAGCCTTCTCCTGCTTCCGGCTGCGGTAAATCTCCTCCGCCATGGCATCAAGATCATCATCTTTGGCAGCCACCTGCAAGTAGGCCAGGTCCTCCCACTTGCCGAAGCGCTCCTCAAATAGCTCGCGGGCCGAGAGGGTGACTTTGCTCTTTGGCTTGGGCGACTCATCGTCCTCCCGGTCATGCTCTTTGCGGAGCACCTTGGGATGGGGCTTGGGTATCAACTCCTCTTCCTCGCCACCGCAGGAAAAGAAAGGGGAGGCTTTCAACAAGCGGTTCAACGACACATTCCCCTCATCGTCAAAGTCTTCCTTGTACTTCTCGTTCTCCCCTTTGTCGGGCTCTCTGTCAAAGATGCCCCCAGAGGCCTTCATGCCATTCCCTTTCTCCCGCTCCACATCCTCACCATTGGTTTTCATCTCTCTGCCATTCTCCCAACTGGACTGCGTTTTCTTATGATTGTGCTCTTCCAAGAACCTAGACAATGgcgaagagagaaagagaaacaactGTGTTTAAATGCATCTTGAACAACAGTTCAGGTGAGTGCCCTGCAACTTCATTACAAAACCATGCGAAATAAATAAGGATGCTTGTCAATGGTGTAGGTAAAAATGGAAGACTTAGGGTAATGGAGGATAAAGTTATAAACATAGAATATGACGGCCAGCAAAAGACCTCCCTTCTTCAAAGGCCCAAGCCATGAGGGATTTGTCATGGTTAAGTGCAGCGTTGACTGgccaagaaaacacacacatctcaaAACTCCCAAGGGCCTGTAATGCCTTCTCAACTTACAAACTCCTGTTTCAGCATGCTATGACGACGACCACCACTTCCCCAAGGGCTTAGGGCCAAGAACAAATACCAGGGACAAATTATTCTATGGTGCATGACGCATTGGGAAAGAAccatgaattctaaatacatttttttttaaagacccaCATTACAACTATCTACT contains:
- the LOC118364278 gene encoding thyroid hormone receptor-associated protein 3-like isoform X6: MSKAMKSASKSRSQSRSRSSSRSRSRKHRYSSRSRTRSRSRSHSPSHNNRERNYPREYQNNNREFRGYHRGFRRPYYFRGRGRGYFPRGRFQRGGGGGYNNYRPNNWQNYRQHPQQQQQQQQQQQQPHSPRRGRSRTPKKRSGSPHSHSHSKYSDRSSSPRSRRSNHSSSSHSSSPTRRSGSGSATQNSKDVKEERSASKEVQKKGVGGGGHGEPVEITGGSAGPDGGASGDRPKANWQGVTDHSNSTSPKGSSPQVRSAVIIGQGAPASTLSSPSPKNTNANGPNSNGAPSWQIQTVGSSPSTKSPSQKSPTPVFSGFGFFSKDDNLAGDKAAISSVFKRFLEEHNHKKTQSSWENGREMKTNGEDVEREKGNGMKASGGIFDREPDKGENEKYKEDFDDEGNVSLNRLLKASPFFSCGGEEEELIPKPHPKVLRKEHDREDDESPKPKSKVTLSARELFEERFGKWEDLAYLQVAAKDDDLDAMAEEIYRSRKQEKAAAIAAALAKREAIAGMIRGFSPENVSKDRRKEKAASSPSPTPAPRRNSDREMFMVRGEDSPPRASEKRGAEFSVRMDSLRDDVASSSGVMVGERRLSRDLVHPTKKEQEFRSFFQHIQATQLQRSPSELFAQHIVTIVHYIKAQHFPSNGITLNERFAMYQRRAAQKEMMKPRKSPEIHRIIDVSLGAFKKHSHLFEGMKSSGDGSYKDEGKKMKGDSMDLRLDIERRKKYSTRERDYKQDGGRDSGDSPEASMERSAEKSSKHHKKSNSSSRKNKKKQSRSRSSSSSAESHRGGDYPHKEPELKDEGFNKARLGPRGDYGSPMERGRGRGGFQFRIRGRCWNRGNYQENNANGNPPNMGIPVHPKNEDWDPEYTPKSRKYYLVA